A single Uloborus diversus isolate 005 chromosome 7, Udiv.v.3.1, whole genome shotgun sequence DNA region contains:
- the LOC129226661 gene encoding uncharacterized protein LOC129226661: MSIQNHDLNLRVYEHFYTQFESDTIFEELSLLPFNSIWVTIYGRKYTPKRKSYAFGDAGVDYCYSGTSNPANEWTPLMEKIRRDVCKFTGIAYNYALINYYSDSSVGIGQHKDNESSLDEDIPITALSFGATRTLQFERRGYPTYHLLCKHGDLYQMLAPTNKHYTHGIKPEYQVTGSRISITFRKIIVKTREDPLKPADDAPHQSEMCALGNPLPQMQHDPLQQVRPVDDEKPEEVDVSTPPLNDESVEPPRKRARSRKPSLEFFEQELPPLSHTPRSVLKVTLPPAMSPTKLIEENNSLRIPDVSEETSLESPSILPSDDWLGIYLKSAFPEFGKKQFFVYDIQCGIQINILLETNGDVNVQLEDMLNQSSINFTPRAWVDFTEKIWSFNFKYIESSFIAANEVMVINCICLSK; the protein is encoded by the exons ATGTCGATTCAAAATCATGATCTCAATCTCCGAGTGTATGAACATTTTTACACTCAGTTCGAGTCGGACACCATTTTTGAAGAACTTTCATTGCTTCCATTTAATAGCATATGGGTAACAATTTATGGGAGGAAGTATACTCCAAAACGTAAATCCTATGCGTTTGGAGATGCCGGTGTGGACTATTGCTATTCAGGAACATCCAATCCTGCCAACGAATGGACACCACTCATGGAAAAGATTCGACGTGACGTTTGCAAGTTTACGGGAATCGCCTACAACTATGCACTCATTAATTACTATTCGGATAGCAGCGTTGGAATTGGACAACATAAGGACAACGAAAGTTCGCTCGATGAAGATATTCCAATTACAGCATTAAGCTTCGGTGCTACAAGAACTCTACAGTTTGAAAGACGTGGTTATCCAACATATCATCTGCTCTGCAAACATGGAGACTTGTACCAGATGTTAGCTCCGACGAATAAACACTACACCCATGGAATCAAGCCTGAATATCAAGTGACAGGTTCTCGAATAAGTATTACCTTtcgaaaaatcattgttaaaactCGAGAGGATCCTCTGAAACCTGCTGATGATGCGCCCCACCAGTCTGAGATGTGCGCCCTTGGCAACCCACTCCCGCAGATGCAGCATGATCCACTTCAACAAGTACGTCCCGTCGACGATGAGAAACCCGAAGAAGTTGATGTATCGACGCCCCCGCTGAACGATGAATCTGTGGAGCCCCCGCGAAAGCGTGCAAGATCGCGTAAGCCCTCTTTAGAGTTTTTTGAGCAAGAGTTGCCACCTCTTTCTCACACGCCGCGTAGTGTATTGAAAGTGACACTTCCGCCTGCTATGTCACCAACAAAGTTGATCGAAGAAAACAACTCCCTGCGGATTCCCGATGTGAGTGAAGAAACATCTTTGGAGTCGCCTTCAATTCTTCCTTCCGATGACTGGCTGGGCATATATCTAAAAAGTGCATTTCCCGAATTtggaaagaaacaattttttgtgTATGACATACAATGTGGAatacaaattaatattttgttagaGACAAATGGTGATGTTAATGTGCAGCTTGAGGATATGCTAAATCAATCTTCCATTAATTTCACCCCTCGTGCATGGGTTGACTTTACGGAAAAAATATGGagctttaactttaaatatatcgAAAGCAGTTTCATCGCCGCCAATGAAGTGATGGTTAT taattgTATATGTCTGTCTAAATGA
- the LOC129226662 gene encoding uncharacterized protein F54H12.2-like has protein sequence MYIPYQCCQKSFEDYYTHQSGNGLNYYQGAPYQRGYGFGGLFKSFFRAAVPLFKSGAKAVGKQILNSGVDVFNDVSRGENLKVAAKRRLKEAGKNLTDKAAVKLKTMIGSGRRNKKRKLPKKQVSVHLNASYIYVKAKIVKADGSPISPKTSKPDGSEVEEVVVPTNLFLHSLFSQIDISLNERNISSASNTYPYRAYIETLLNYGEDAKKSQLTCEMFYKDEQPEEIDPKAVNAGPGLKSRYELSKHSKTFDMIGQLHCDLFNQNRLLLNLVDIKIKMTRSNAAFCLLSSKVDAAYKVVLEHASLFIRKVQVSPGVSLGHAKALEKSSAKYPIDRVLCVMPKRVVIACVENAAMNGHYSKNPFLFSHHDVNFISIYVDGQPVPSKPMELDFKNNNYIRAYHSLFDGFNSDKGIYLSREQFARGTTLYNFDLSADLCNGPHLNLQHQGNLRVEIKFSTAIEETLSLLIYAEFQNVIEITKSRHVLCDFAN, from the exons ATGTATATTCCATAtcaatgctgtcaaaaatccTTCGAGGATTACTACACCCATCAATCTGGAAATGGTCTTAATTATTATCAAGGTGCACCCTATCAAAGAGGCTATGGTTTCGGTGGTCTCTTTAAATCTTTCTTCAGAGCTGCGGTTCCACTTTTCAAGTCGGGTGCCAAAGCggttggaaaacaaattttgaacagcgGTGTAGATGTATTCAACGATGTCTCAcgtggtgaaaatctcaaagtggCTGCTAAACGACGTTTGAAGGAAGCCGGCAAAAACTTGACGGATAAAGCTGCAGTTAAATTAAAGACCATGATCGGCTCCGGCAGAAGGAATAAAAAGCGCAAACTTCCCAAGAAACAAGTCAGTGTTC ATCTCAACGCATCCTACATTTACGTGAAAGCGAAAATCGTCAAAGCGGATGGATCCCCCATATCACCGAAAACCTCCAAGCCCGATGGATCGGAAGTTGAAGAAGTTGTAGTGCCAACCAACTTATTTCTCCATTCTCTGTTCTCACAAATCGACATCAGTTTGAATGAACGAAATATTTCATCTGCAAGCAACACTTATCCATATCGTGCATACATTGAAACTCTGctaaattatggagaagatgCTAAGAAAAGTCAACTTACCTGTGAGATGTTTTACAAAGATGAACAACCTGAAGAAATCGACCCCAAGGCTGTGAACGCTGGACCCGGATTGAAATCAAGATATGAGCTCAGTAAACACAGTAAAACATTTGATATGATCGGACAATTACATTGCGACTTGTTTAATCAGAACCGTCTTTTACTGAATTTGgtcgatattaaaattaaaatgactcgaAGCAATGCAGCGTTTTGTCTTCTATCGTCAAAAGTGGATGCAGCATACAAAGTGGTATTAGAACATGCGTCATTATTTATACGAAAAGTTCAAGTGAGTCCTGGGGTTTCACTCGGTCATGCAAAAGCTTTGGAAAAAAGTTCTGCCAAGTATCCCATCGACAgagttttat GTGTGATGCCGAAAAGAGTCGTGATTGCCTGCGTCGAAAATGCTGCTATGAACGGACAttattcaaaaaatcctttcctaTTTTCACATCATGATGTGAATTTCATCTCTATTTACGTTGACGGTCAACCCGTACCAAGTAAACCTATGgaattggattttaaaaataataattacattcgTGCTTATCACAGTTTGTTTGACGGATTTAATAGTGATAAAGGCATCTATTTGTCTCGTGAACAATTCGCACGAGGTACGACACTTTACAATTTTGATCTCTCAGCAGACTTATGCAACGGTCCTCATTTAAATTTACAACATCAAGGaaatttgagagttgaaattaaatttagcacAGCCATCGAAGAAACGCTCTCGTTATTGATCTATGCAGAATTTCAAAACGTGATTGAAATTACAAAATCTCGTCACGTGCTGtgtgattttgcaaattaa